The following proteins are encoded in a genomic region of Harpia harpyja isolate bHarHar1 chromosome 28 unlocalized genomic scaffold, bHarHar1 primary haplotype SUPER_28_unloc_1, whole genome shotgun sequence:
- the QPRT gene encoding LOW QUALITY PROTEIN: nicotinate-nucleotide pyrophosphorylase [carboxylating] (The sequence of the model RefSeq protein was modified relative to this genomic sequence to represent the inferred CDS: deleted 3 bases in 3 codons) — MGGAGTRWAPRAPAPLWPLFLALYGPFGRRCRSGSMAAPPPDPWALLPPHKLQALARAWLEEDAAAPDPASSAVGRAPRRAELLCKSEGVLAGAPFAEAAWVETGCRVTWRVPEGSPLPAGRTVVAEVEGPGAGLLLAERVALNCLGRCSGVATAAARAVTAAREAGWAGTVAGTRKTTPGFRLAEKYALAVGGAEPHRYGLGGGLLLLKDNHLLAAPRPPRA, encoded by the exons ATGGGCGGGGCAGGAACCCGGTGGGCACCCAGGGCACCGGCGCCGCTCTGGCCCCTCTTCCTGGCACTCTATGGTCCCTTTGGACGCCGGTGCCGCTCTG GCTCCatggccgccccgccgccggacCCGTGGGCCCTTCTGCCGCCCCACAAGCTCCAAGCTCTGGCCCGCGCTTGGTTGGAAGAAGACGCCGCGGCCCCGGACCCGGCGTCCTCGGCCGTGGGTCGCGCCCCACGGCGGGCCGAGCTGCTCTGCAAATCGGAAGGGGTGCTGGCGGGCGCGCCCTTCGCCGAAGCGGCCTGGGTGGAAACGGGGTGCCGGGTGACGTGGCGGGTGCCGGAAGGTTCCCCGTTACCCGCCGGGAGGACGGTGGTGGCCGAGGTGGAAGGA CCCGGCGCCGGCTTGCTATTGGCCGAGAGGGTCGCGCTCAACTGCTTGGGGCGTTGCAGC GGGGTGGCGACGGCCGCCGCCCGGGCGGTGACGGCGGCCCGGGAAGCCGGTTGGGCGGGGACGGTGGCCGGGACCAGGAAGACGACGCCCGGGTTTCGATTGGCCGAGAAATACGCTTTGGCGGTGGGAGGGGCCGAG CCCCATCGCTACGGCTTGGGGGGCGGGCTCCTGCTGCTGAAGGATAATCACCTGCtggccgccccgcgcccccctcgagcag